Within the Candidatus Saccharibacteria bacterium oral taxon 488 genome, the region TCGAGGAGTTCGGCGCCAAACACTTCCTCGACCAACGCCAAGCCCGCCGCTACAGCGACCGCGGCCTACACCAGCTGGCCCGGCTGATCTCCACCCACTGGACCACCCAAACCGTCCCCGAAGCCACCCTCATCCTCATCGGCTTGGACGAGACCCAAGTCGGCTTCACCATCCAACTCCGCTGCCAACACCACATCCACATGCACCCACCACAGCTCAGCCTGTGGCAAGACAACGAACCCCAACCCACACCCCTAAGCCCAGCCTGGACAACCACCTCCCAACCAGAGGCCCTGTGGCACGAGCAGGAGCTGACTGAGCCAACCATCGTCCAGCTCCAAAGCGAGACCACCATCCGGCTGGTCTGGCGAGGCGAAACCTGGCCCAAATTCACCGTCGTCCTCACCGGCAACATCTACGCAGACATGGTCAAGAGCCAAACACTAGGGGCAGCCTGTGCAGTGACGGTGGTGGACGCGGAGTAGCATCACTGAACCTCCGATGCGCGCCGAGCCCCCAAGGCGCTGGACTACCCCTGACCAGTAGCACAGCCGTGCCAGACGCAGAGGTTGTATAGCTGGTCGGGGACGGCAACTGGCCGTTGACGAGCCACAACACCATCACCGCGGACTGCTACGGCGCCTACAGCGGCGCTACAGGGTGGCCGCGGGAGCAGTGAAAGGGATTACGCACTGATGACTGACGCAGCCGCAGAAGCTAGTCCTCAAGAGCCGTCTGACCGAAAGTTAACCTCGTCCCTGACGAAAGTGAGCGAGTCTTCCTAACGCAAGTGAGGGGTTTTGCCAGCCAGAGGCGACTACCATATGGATTTTCTCAGGTGCTACCCTCGACTTATCTCTCACCGCCGGAAAGCCCGGCGCGAGCCTTGACAGCGACAGCGGGCAGGGCCCGTCCCAGAGAGATGCACGAGGAGCCCTCATACCCTCATGGTCACGGTGACGTGGACAATGACGCGGATGGCACAACGCCACACCGCTCAGCGCGCGCGCTCACGTCTACCAATTTTCGAATGCCTGTGCTATATTAAAAGGCAGCATGAAAGAACACGGGCCTTCATCGCAACCATCAGAGCAAAAGCCGCCAGCAGCTCAGCAGTCAGAGGCTGTGCCTGGCTTAGAAGTAGCTCCAGAGGAAATATCTCACGAAGAAGCGGTGTGTGAGAAATGCGGACGGCCATATGCGCGCAAGAAAGAACTTGGGGAGAAAGTCTTGAAAACTTTGAGAGCAGAGCATGACATGTTAAGCAGCAAGAATTCTGTTCGCCGACAGAGAGGGCGCGCCGCTTTTCGGAGTTCCTCATCGGCTAGCCCCGCCTTGGTGAAGCAGAAATCTGGGACGTCTAAGATGATGAAACTGGAAAAGAAAAAGGCTATTCAAGAAAGGAAAAAAAACATCCAAGAGAAGAGTCGGGCCCGAAGGTATCCTCCTGCCGGCTTGGCAACCTTGGAGGACCTGGAGAATAACTACATAATTCGTCAAGGCCGAACTCCTCGCAGGAGCATGCTCGTAGAAGACTGATTCGGCAATATAGGAGTAGCAGGAATTGTCTAGCCACTCTCTCTCATTTAGTGGAAGTAGTGCATTTAAAGGTTTCATCACCACCATATGCTCTGATGCCCCAGTGACATTTGTACTTGGGGCGGGAGTGTCTATAGAAGCAGGATTACCTTCGTGGGAAAGCCTGCTTGAGCAACTTGCTTTGCCAATTCTTCGTGATAGAAATTCTAGTGGTCTGTATGAACTGATTTGCGCAGAAGAACCCGAACCTACGCGTCGCGCGGAGATGATTTTAGAGAAAAGAAGTGAGCAGACAGCCCTGGATAGTCTTCATAATATTACGGCTGCGCTTTATAAAACGAAGTTAAATAAAGGCGGCGCACTTCTCTCTTCGCTAGCAAAATTGTTACTAAAGCTAAATAAGCGCGTCAAGGTAATAACAACTAACTATGATGATTGCTTGGAGTATGCTTTGCGCGAAGCGGGGAAACTGGAGGCTACTGATATAAAGGTTTTTGGTATTGACGATTTTGACGCATGGAGTAGTTGCGATGGAATCGGGATTCTGCATATTCATGGCTTAATTCCACGTGGGGATAGCCTTTGGGGCAGTGTGATGCCAGTGATTTTGACTGAAGGTCAGTACATAGAATACGGTGCAAGGGTTCAAGATATAATTAGGCGCCAAGCCGAGTGTAGCCATTGTATATTTGTAGGGTCCAGCCTTACGGATGCAAATACAACACACCCTTTAAGCAGTGGTTATAGGGCAGGTGATATCAAGCAAGCATTTGCTCTTATGGTGCCCAGTGAAAGATCAGCCTTCGAGCTTACTGAGAAACGTATGGCGCAAGGCATTCCTGATGATCAAATTCCAGAGGTAGACGACCTTGTCGATGCCTACTTCGATTTCCGGCTAAAACATATCAATAATGTCTATAGAACTAGCGTTATTAGACTTAAATCCTATAGTCAAGTTACGCAATGCATACAGGAGGCTATTGTCGCACTGAATAACCCCTCAGGCTACATGGATGATGATCCTAAAAACTCGTCCCGCTATGGGTTTAGACTTGGTAGGATAATGCGATATATCTATAACAGATTTGATATCAAAGATGGCGGTATTGCGCCTGGAAATGGGGCATCCGTTGCGGTCAGCGACGCTCTCGAGAATCTATTAACGGAGATCATAAAGCCGAAACTAGACTCCCTATATTCGCAGAATTTGGAGGCTTATAGGAAGAGTATGCGCGAGAAAATTAAGGTAACACGCGTACCCAAGGAAAAGCTGGCTGAGCCCTATGAATCAGAGAATTTTGGACTTCACTTGTGGTTGCGTGTATTTGAGGATGGGCGGAATGCACCTTTTGAAGTATTCCTTGTTGGATCATCCAGCTACTCGCGGAGGGATGGCAACATAATGACTCAGTGTTCACCAATCTCGTGGAGATCAGTATATGCTTCAGCCAGGTCTGTCTACAGTGGATCGTTTGAGCTACTATCCCCTAGCCGAAATGTTAATAATTTAGATCGACCTTGGAACATGTATATGGCAGTTCCTATAGCTATATCTGAACGTGATTTGTTTTCTGCATCTAGTGAAGGTCGAGTTATAGTTGGCGCCCTCGTGCTACAGACAAGTAAATACGACATGCTTCCTGGTGAAGAATTTGATTGTGGGTTCCATAGCATTCTTTCGCTTATTTCCTCATCGGGATCAGAATCAGAACAGCTGAACGACCTCGGCAACCTTTTATCAGAGTGTGGCGCCGATCTCGTCAAAACCTTTAATTCGAGAGATTCAGCAAAATAAGATTTCGCTGGCCGGTGACGGGCTCAGCTATTCAAGATCTGAATCTTCTCCTCGTAAAGTTGAGCGTGATTTCAATTGTTCGACGTATTCAGGAGAAAGATCCCGCCGTGTGCGTGGTCGCGTACCTTGATTGATCTTTTTGACGTATTCCTCAAGTTTCGCTGGGTTCTTACCGGCCCATCCGTTCGCGATTGCCCAAGCGGCGAGCAGGGGACCGTTGAGTTCATATCCTGCATCATGAAGCCCGAGTAGGACAGATACAACACAGTCCTTGTCGTAGCCGACAGCAATGGTGTTATTGTGATTGATCGTATTCGTAAGGTATTCCATCTCTTCAATAACTACCGGGTCCAGTTTTGGCGTCGGTATGGTCCACGTACTTGCATCACCAAGCAACTCTGGCATAGCTATACTCACCCAAGGGATAAGCTTAACTATGTCCCACGAGATGACGCATAGCGCACGGATATTTCTACTATTGCGTTCAATGAACTCGGCGATGTCATTGGGATTCGCCCAAGCCATGAGTACTGGCCCAGAATGTTGCATGTATGCGCCGCCCCGTGCTGTCACGTGGTCAACCTCGCTGTATCGTGTCACAAGCCACTCCAGCAGTTGATTGTGACTGAGGTTACTCTTCAAAGAAGTCCATACCGTAACATGATCGCCGCCATTCATATGACCAAAGCACCAGCTGATTCCGGCTTTGATCCCATCGTCATCTTGGCTCGTTACTGCGATTGGATAATCTGTTCCGTGCTCAAACACATGACCTCCTTAGTCAGGATCATTATACATTCTTCAACACAGAGGTCCAAAAAGTTCCTGCCCCAACCTCACGACCACCCCAACCTCCACGCAGACCCCTAGCTCCTGACAGCTAAGATACCCTCATGCCACGCGAAAAGATGTGGGTTGATTACCCAGACGGAACACATCTGTCGCAGTCACGCCAAGATCCGGGCGGGTTCAGCACCCTCGCCCGAGATGACAAGACCAACAGCCTCACCACCCATGCGATACTCCATCCCATCACTGGCAAAGATACAGAGTTCGACCTGTCGCGTCTCCTCGTGTGGGTTGGTGGCGGTGTGCTTAGTGGTGCTGCCATCGTCAAACTTGCTCCACATGTCAAGGCGTGGTGGGAGAGCCGCCTACTGCCTGCGTGGAACGATCGGGCGTTGCCGGGCATGCAGTCGTGGGTGCGCAACCTGCTCCGGCGCAAGCGGCGTAAGCAGGGCGCGCTCCAGAACGAAACGGCTGAAACCACAGACGCTCCGGCCCTGCTGCTGACGCAGGCAGACGCGGCATGTGCGCTCTTCGTCGAACAGGTTGATGCTCTCTCCGGTGAGCCCGGCACCTCGATGAGTCAGGCAGAGGCAGAAGAGCGTCTCTTCGCTATCCTCATTGCCGCGGCCTGTATCGCTGAGCAAATTCGTGCGCTCTCAGGTGTCCGTCTTGAGTCAGAGGATAGTGAGCGTGTGGAACTGCTCTCAGGAGCGATACGACAGCTCTCGACCCAACGGATTGCGGATGGCATCAACCGCCTGCTGGAATCGGACACCACGTTGCCGGATGAGGCGACGGTCGATCAGTTCATGAAGCTGTTCAAAGGCGCTCGTATCCCGGGGCAGGGCTATGCACCTATCCGGGTGGAGCAGTTGCAAGAGGCGCTGCGGCTGGAAGGACGGGCGGGGCAAGGTTCGTAGGGCGTGGCCGAACCTCCTGCCTGGCTACGCTGCTCGTTCCCGCAGTGCTGAGAACTGGGCTTCCAGGGCGGCGACTCGCTTCTCTAGGTTTTGGTTAGTTTCTCGCTGGCTCACGAACAGCGTTGCGTCAGAAAGCCCGCGGCTTTCTTCTTCCATCTGGAGGTCATGGCGAAGAGCACTAATGTCGGAGCGCGCTACCTTCAGGTCAGCGATGGCGTGATCCATCCGCGCCTCCACCCGTTCGAAGCGATTATCCATATGATCACGCGTCCGCAGGACCGTTTCTTGCGTCGCGTTGACTGAGGTAGTAAGCGTCTCGAGCTGTTCATCGACGTCTTCAAACCGCTCGTCCATCTTGTCCAGCCGCTCGTGCGTTTTGCCGCTTTCTTCCCGCAGCTCAAGCTTGACGGCGCCGATGTCCGCCTTGAGCTCGCTCTTCACATTGCTAATCTCCGCTTTGAGATCAGTCTTTACAGCCTCAATCTCCTCACGTAGTTTGGT harbors:
- a CDS encoding DUF1640 domain-containing protein, whose product is MQDGLQEIKELITREVGSLKSEVTSVCKRLDALEEGQTKLREEIEAVKTDLKAEISNVKSELKADIGAVKLELREESGKTHERLDKMDERFEDVDEQLETLTTSVNATQETVLRTRDHMDNRFERVEARMDHAIADLKVARSDISALRHDLQMEEESRGLSDATLFVSQRETNQNLEKRVAALEAQFSALRERAA